The proteins below come from a single bacterium genomic window:
- a CDS encoding DegT/DnrJ/EryC1/StrS family aminotransferase, with protein MTAPGAGRPSVTRQYLLADRTINRDDLRDLVAWLETDPWLTQGPLVREFERRWAEWLGVGHATFVNSGSSAILLMYCSLLYSGRLKNTKVVVPAISWATTVMPAIQLGFEPIMCEADWTTFGVDLDHLEALLRRESPAAVIAVHVLGVPNEMEGLLRLRERYGFVLMEDACAATGSRYDGRLVGTFGELSAFSFYYGHHMSTIEGGMVCTNDAGLHDILAQTRAHGWPKDLAPEREEQQARSRDVIEFNRPFTFYYPGFNVRSTDLNARIGLSQLARLDEVVRRRVENHAAYQARFGRAPGFHYQRCDRAAIASISFAAVAPSQDHRERIAQALRAGHIETRPLGGGNMSRQPYWTDRYGTIVFPVADKIHLGGFQLPNHPLLTTDDVNHICDTVLSVPAEA; from the coding sequence ATGACCGCACCCGGGGCCGGGAGACCGAGCGTGACCAGGCAGTATCTGCTGGCGGACCGCACCATCAACCGCGACGACCTGCGGGATCTCGTCGCCTGGCTCGAGACGGATCCGTGGCTGACCCAAGGGCCGCTCGTGCGGGAGTTCGAACGCCGGTGGGCGGAGTGGCTCGGGGTCGGGCACGCGACGTTCGTGAATTCCGGCTCGTCGGCGATCCTCTTGATGTACTGCAGCCTCCTGTATTCCGGACGCTTGAAGAATACCAAAGTCGTCGTGCCGGCGATCAGCTGGGCGACGACGGTGATGCCGGCGATCCAGCTCGGCTTCGAGCCCATCATGTGCGAAGCGGACTGGACGACGTTCGGCGTGGATCTCGATCACCTGGAGGCGCTGCTGCGGCGCGAGAGCCCGGCCGCGGTGATCGCCGTGCACGTGCTCGGCGTGCCGAACGAGATGGAGGGGCTGCTCCGCCTGCGGGAGCGGTACGGCTTCGTCCTGATGGAGGACGCGTGCGCGGCGACCGGGTCGCGGTACGACGGCCGCCTCGTCGGGACGTTTGGTGAGCTGAGCGCCTTTTCGTTCTACTACGGGCATCACATGTCCACGATCGAGGGCGGGATGGTCTGTACGAACGACGCCGGGCTGCACGACATCCTGGCGCAGACCCGCGCGCACGGCTGGCCGAAGGATCTCGCGCCCGAGCGGGAGGAGCAGCAGGCCCGCAGCCGGGACGTCATCGAGTTCAACCGGCCGTTCACGTTCTATTACCCCGGCTTCAACGTCCGGTCGACCGACCTGAACGCCAGGATCGGTCTGTCGCAGCTCGCGCGGCTCGACGAGGTCGTCCGGCGGCGAGTCGAGAACCACGCGGCGTATCAGGCGCGCTTTGGCCGCGCGCCCGGCTTCCACTACCAGCGGTGCGACCGGGCGGCCATTGCCAGCATCTCGTTCGCGGCCGTGGCGCCGTCGCAGGACCACCGCGAGCGGATCGCGCAGGCGCTTCGCGCCGGTCACATCGAGACGCGGCCGCTCGGCGGCGGCAACATGTCGCGTCAGCCGTATTGGACCGACCGGTACGGCACCATCGTCTTCCCGGTCGCCGACAAGATCCATCTCGGCGGGTTTCAATTGCCGAACCATCCGCTGTTGACGACGGACGACGTCAACCATATCTGCGACACCGTGCTGTCGGTGCCGGCGGAGGCGTGA
- a CDS encoding radical SAM protein translates to MTGRPLDLVLVNPGARRQIYQSLGSTLSAIEPPVWTGLLATFARRRGYAVEIVDSHAEDLSPEETARRVAAASPRLVAVVAYGHQPSASTQVMPSAGAICAAVKQAAPELNVLLVGGHVAALPERTLREEAADFVCGGEGPCTLLDLLEALGSAHPDYAKVRGLWYRDGGTVRTTPPAPLVGDLDAEMPELAWDLLPMDRYRAHNWHCFGDLTREPYASLYTTLGCPYHCSFCCIQAPYKSGERVLGYKEAVNSYRFWDPKTTVAQIDRLVSEYGVRNIKFADEMFVLNMKHVHGICDLLIQRGHDLNIWAYARIDTVRGEDTVEKLKRAGFNWLCFGIEAGSERVRADVDKRFEQDEIFKTIERVRAGGINVLGNYIFGLPEDDLGTMQETLDMALELNCEFANFYSTMAYPGSPLYTLAVQQGWPLPATWAGYSQHARDTLPLPTKHISGLEVLRFRDRAFQVYFSSPRYLEMVERKFGRPTVEHIREMASFPLARPYSQTA, encoded by the coding sequence ATGACGGGGCGACCGCTCGATCTGGTGCTCGTGAATCCGGGCGCCCGGCGGCAGATCTATCAGTCGCTCGGGTCGACGCTCTCGGCGATCGAGCCGCCGGTGTGGACCGGGCTCCTGGCCACGTTCGCGCGGCGCCGAGGGTACGCCGTCGAAATCGTGGACAGTCACGCCGAGGACCTGAGCCCCGAGGAGACGGCGCGGCGCGTTGCCGCTGCGTCGCCGCGCCTCGTCGCCGTCGTCGCCTACGGCCATCAACCCTCGGCGTCGACGCAAGTGATGCCCTCGGCCGGCGCCATCTGCGCCGCTGTGAAGCAGGCGGCCCCCGAGCTCAACGTGCTGCTGGTCGGCGGGCATGTGGCGGCCTTGCCTGAGCGCACGCTCCGCGAGGAGGCGGCGGACTTCGTGTGCGGCGGGGAAGGCCCGTGCACGCTGCTCGATCTCCTGGAGGCGCTCGGATCGGCGCACCCGGACTACGCAAAGGTCCGGGGACTCTGGTACCGGGACGGCGGGACGGTGCGCACGACCCCGCCCGCGCCGCTGGTCGGCGATCTCGATGCGGAGATGCCGGAACTGGCGTGGGACCTCCTTCCGATGGACCGGTACCGGGCCCACAACTGGCACTGCTTTGGCGATCTCACCCGCGAGCCGTATGCGTCGCTCTACACGACGCTCGGCTGCCCGTACCACTGCAGCTTCTGCTGCATCCAGGCGCCGTACAAGAGCGGCGAGCGTGTGCTGGGGTACAAGGAAGCGGTCAACAGCTATCGGTTCTGGGACCCCAAGACCACCGTGGCGCAGATCGACCGCCTGGTGAGCGAGTACGGGGTGCGGAACATCAAGTTTGCCGACGAGATGTTCGTGCTCAACATGAAACACGTGCACGGCATCTGCGACCTGCTCATCCAGCGGGGCCACGATCTCAACATCTGGGCGTACGCCCGGATCGACACCGTGCGGGGCGAGGATACCGTCGAGAAGTTGAAGCGGGCCGGCTTCAACTGGCTGTGTTTCGGCATCGAGGCGGGCAGCGAACGCGTGCGCGCGGACGTGGACAAGCGCTTCGAGCAGGACGAGATCTTCAAGACCATCGAGCGCGTGCGGGCCGGCGGCATCAACGTCCTTGGGAACTACATCTTCGGACTGCCCGAGGACGATCTCGGCACGATGCAGGAGACGCTCGACATGGCGCTCGAGCTCAACTGCGAGTTCGCCAATTTCTATTCCACGATGGCCTATCCCGGCTCGCCCCTCTACACGCTCGCGGTCCAACAGGGGTGGCCGCTCCCGGCGACGTGGGCCGGATACTCGCAGCACGCCCGCGACACGCTGCCCCTGCCCACGAAGCACATTTCGGGCCTCGAGGTGCTCCGGTTCCGGGATCGCGCGTTTCAGGTGTACTTCTCGAGTCCCCGGTACCTCGAGATGGTCGAGCGCAAGTTCGGCCGCCCGACGGTGGAGCATATTCGGGAGATGGCCTCGTTTCCGCTGGCGCGGCCGTACTCGCAGACGGCGTGA